Proteins encoded together in one Mobula hypostoma chromosome 9, sMobHyp1.1, whole genome shotgun sequence window:
- the LOC134351663 gene encoding uncharacterized protein LOC134351663 isoform X3 produces the protein MKPLAWNHSERGIYDCSRGPPPPYAASKSIMDESVVASRALVHPTPSHSTTSTKPATVTFQTFNQMVGTVQPIAQAQAYMPQQVHSNNEASSQNIFVYKTVSQPMCQTIYAPGTKQVTLQNKGSALSNNPAQPIALNGVVWMTAAGQMAQTVNNVYSVQFARMMQSHNPMHQNVRQSSKTPVSTSPAVAGAPQGQLNVPDSQGNHSSVLSLTAKDNSRCNDQTQIRSAFRKEDLFQDQGKTHSAVVGTAPARVFHRIWPTPPSYASVAQQIYGDRVKGDSSERAGSSVNLSQQQNGQHDFTNSNGQKRMMLARVTPMSQDRRNLQQNTNTFPTTDINKPKNLQLEDAQLHHKLGSNQESRTVSNAVSASEQLVDMKNTTTPQLSAVRISTQRNGSIASLVPPLLHKPSLHRQQNVHFIYTPATVSEQHTVTSSMSSLKAQHNVTSPGNYTSISNTSSKDPVASQLPPLSVGQGIFGVSSSSSNLVSQQTMTVSSVGAGNLCNNDHQNMLPPSIVPHSTNMSCSTFRLESKEGGKHPVHMPPSGFSLTPVRFNQENSQSSSVQLSTTDDCEKQSATNLPLVPPSVVEHNYQIMESSAVYTTLPSASEKDIPAKVIGGQVDTSNTVVDTSFSMLEMSKYSASSAANLSGSSGQHCQEMLVHGSSTIGERSEQQKKCANSVPVLIRQPSAGDLSSSFELNGSKRNLTSEIYISHTHPTFCEVQENLAVNNSPPPKRFLASALEDASQDGHSCKNAILCPDKESINSPELLHNEGLDKSGATNVAQDEVAVQPDICITGVFSLGDDKGLWGSVQQENLIDHINPDTSSSVLTSDEMHNSPGPKELVTVESGMRGKTNRAKECNTTVVSEKGPVMCVPLSNLESSQCHSVTESPRMVHMQPVMERSFDKNISELSGDSNDPANVLVDLTTADYCSSDSVLPCTFREHETKLVSDKSCLPFEVNDQHPLSFDKETQDLDELLHSVEAAIETLLNFWNPEFTPCTCGNTGKLICKHNNLHGRTCESKLPNTEEADLNFCGAVQVPDKADLLEGPGCDLSADVKVLGHVEILNLLAEISKSNTHQRLPAEIAESEQFTHSIVRLNKETQQKASQNANGDESNEYGAKALERKGRGYKGEPNCAPLQGLNNNNNNNSTIQKGKQQEKKVYCCINAWLVASGVLGINCNCKLSQGSKPESQTNLPTAVYKSQSSSEMSNQNGFANQMDVEPTLNHVPFVTHKNELEISEMRNSTPSLVPDYNQEKPLGEVPPEVCSADAIQQSSEVRTIENEMENLWNPGNANLNGFNASAILTDIVGLEGKLHQKKIEERKEVSLNAIENGPKKEDHAVLEKETDEDKTKNVRRDSSLNVLTEKASDQSDVLQFKQHIVKLGFKVMKRKADSTSCRSPQKKRKIGVQGKKIFVRSRGPQKSNHRRKTKCDFQDRYDLCTLPWFA, from the exons ATGAAGCCTCTTGCCTGGAATCACAGTGAGAGAGGGATTTATGACTGCTCAAGGGGGCCACCACCACCTTATGCAGCATCAAAGTCGATTATGGATGAATCTGTTGTTGCAAGTAGAGCACTAGTTCATCCAACACCTTCACACTCTACTACTAGTACTAAACCTGCTACAGTTACCTTTCAAACCTTCAACCAGATGGTTGGGACAGTTCAGCCAATTGCACAGGCACAAGCATACATGCCTCAGCAAGTTCATTCCAATAATGAAGCCAGCTCACAAAACATTTTTGTCTATAAGACTGTATCACAGCCAATGTGTCAAACTATTTATGCTCCAGGAACGAAGCAGGTTACACTACAAAACAAAGGCAGTGCATTGTCCAATAACCCAGCCCAACCGATTGCTCTAAATGGGGTTGTGTGGATGACTGCGGCTGGCCAAATGGCTCAGACTGTTAATAATGTCTACAGTGTTCAGTTTGCTAGAATGATGCAATCTCACAATCCAATGCATCAAAATGTAAGGCAATCTTCAAAAACACCTGTTTCAACTTCCCCTGCAGTTGCAGGTGCTCCTCAAGGACAGCTGAATGTTCCAGATTCCCAAGGAAACCATAGCTCAGTTCTAAGTCTGACAGCAAAAGATAATTCAAGATGTAATGACCAGACACAAATTCGAAGTGCCTTTAGAAAGGAGGATTTATTTCAAGATCAGGGTAAAACACATTCAGCGGTAGTTGGCACAGCTCCTGCCCGAGTCTTTCATAGAATTTGGCCAACACCACCAAGCTATGCATCTGTTGCTCAACAAATATATGGAGATCGAGTAAAAGGCGACTCTTCTGAACGGGCTGGATCATCGGTTAATTTGAGTCAACAGCAAAATGGACAGCATGATTTTACTAATTCAAATGGGCAGAAGAGAATGATGCTTGCACGGGTGACTCCAATGTCCCAGGACCGGAGAAATTTGCAGCAAAATACAAATACTTTTCCAACTACAGATATAAATAAACCGAAGAACTTGCAGCTTGAAGATGCCCAGTTGCATCATAAATTAGGAAGTAATCAAGAAAGTAGAACAGTAAGCAATGCTGTTTCAGCTTCTGAACAGCTCGTTGACATGAAAAACACTACAACCCCTCAGCTATCTGCTGTCAGGATAAGTACACAGAGGAATGGTTCCATTGCATCACTTGTGCCTCCTCTCCTACATAAACCAAGTTTACACAGACAACAAAATGTTCACTTCATTTATACACCAGCAACTGTGAGTGAACAACATACTGTAACCTCTTCAATGTCGAGTTTAAAAGCTCAACACAATGTGacaagcccaggaaattacactTCAATTTCTAATACAAGTTCAAAGGATCCTGTAGCCTCGCAGTTACCTCCTTTGTCAGTTGGGCAGGGCATCTTTGGTGTTTCATCAAGTAGTTCAAATTTGGTCAGCCAACAGACTATGACTGTATCTTCGGTTGGAGCTGGGAATTTGTGTAATAATGATCATCAGAACATGCTGCCCCCATCGATTGTTCCACATTCAACAAATATGTCATGCTCTACATTCAGACTAGAATCTAAAGAAGGTGGTAAACATCCAGTTCACATGCCGCCTTCAGGTTTCAGTCTTACCCCTGTTAGGTTCAACCAAGAAAATTCTCAATCCTCGTCTGTTCAGCTCTCAACTACAGATGACTGTGAAAAGCAGAGCGCAACAAACCTTCCGCTTGTTCCACCTTCAGTGGTTGAGCATAATTACCAAATTATGGAAAGTAGTGCAGTCTATACCACTCTTCCATCAGCTTCTGAAAAGGATATCCCAGCAAAGGTAATTGGAGGCCAAGTTGACACCTCTAATACAGTAGTGGACACATCATTCTCTATGTTGGAGATGTCCAAATATTCGGCATCATCAGCTGCTAATTTGTCAGGCTCATCTGGGCAGCACTGTCAAGAAATGTTGGTTCATGGCTCATCAACCATAGGCGAACGTAGTGAGCAGCAGAAAAAATGTGCCAATTCAGTGCCAGTACTCATTAGGCAGCCGTCAGCTGGAGACCTGTCTTCATCTTTTGAACTAAATGGAAGCAAGAGGAACCTAACCTCCGAAATTTACATTTCCCACACCCATCCTACATTTTGTGAGGTTCAGGAAAACCTGGCTGTGAATAATAGTCCACCTCCAAAAAGGTTTCTGGCCTCTGCCCTGGAAGATGCCTCACAAGATGGGCATAGTTGTAAAAATGCAATTCTGTGTCCTGACAAGGAATCGATAAATTCTCCCGAGTTGTTACACAATGAAGGTTTGGATAAAAGTGGGGCTACTAATGTGGCTCAAGATGAGGTGGCAGTTCAACCAGACATCTGTATCACTGGAGTTTTTTCACTCGGAGATGATAAAGGACTGTGGGGATCTGTTCAACAAGAGAACCTTATTGATCACATTAACCCTGATACCAGTTCAAGTGTTCTTACTAGTGACGAGATGCACAATTCCCCTGGACCTAAAGAATTGGTAACTGTAGAATCTGGTATGAGAGGCAAAACAAATCGAGCCAAAGAATGTAACACTACTGTAGTGAGTGAAAAGGGGCCAGTGATGTGTGTACCTCTTTCTAACCTGGAAAGTAGTCAATGTCATTCGGTAACCGAATCTCCTAGAATGGTACATATGCAGCCAGTGATGGAACGTTCATTTGATAAAAACATTAGTGAATTGTCTGGTGATTCAAATGATCCAGCCAATGTTTTAGTTGATCTAACTACAGCAGATTACTGTTCTTCTGATTCTGTATTACCATGTACCTTCAGAGAGCATGAGACAAAACTAGTGTCTGATAAAAGCTGTTTACCTTTTGAAGTTAATGACCAGCATCCTTTGTCTTTTGACAAGGAAACACAGGATCTTGATGAGCTATTGCATTCAGTTGAGGCAGCAATTGAAACTTTACTGAATTTCTGGAATCCTGAATTTACTCCATGTACCTGTGGTAATACTGGAAAGTTGATTTGCAAGCATAATAATCTGCATGGACGGACTTGTGAGAGTAAACTGCCAAATACTGAAGAAGCTGATTTGAATTTTTGTGGAGCTGTCCAAGTGCCAGATAAGGCTGACTTGCTTGAGGGACCTGGTTGTGATCTATCTGCTGATGTAAAGGTGCTTGGGCATGTTGAAATTCTGAATCTACTTGCTGAGATATCAAAGTCAAATACGCATCAGAGGCTgcctgcagaaattgcagagtcTGAACAGTTCACTCATTCCATTGTGAGATTAAATAAAGAAACGCAACAAAAAGCTTCACAGAATGCCAATGGTGATGAGTCGAATGAATATGGTGCCAAGGCGCTGGAGAGAAAAGGAAGAGGATATAAGGGAGAACCAAATTGTGCACCCTTGCAGGGACTTaacaataataacaacaacaacagcactaTTCAGAAGGGAAAACAACAGGAAAAGAAAGTATATTGCTGCATTAATGCTTGGCTGGTTGCATCTGGGGTGCTTGGCATTAATTGCAATTGTAAATTATCGCAGGGAAGTAAACCTGAAAGCCAGACAAATTTGCCAACAGCAGTATACAAGAGCcaaagcagcagtgagatgaGCAATCAAAATGGTTTTGCAAATCAGATGGATGTAGAACCCACATTAAACCATGTGCCATTTGTGACTCACAAGAATGAATTGGAAATATCTGAAATGAGGAATTCTACTCCCAGTCTTGTTCCTGATTATAATCAGGAGAAACCTTTGGGAGAAGTGCCACCGGAGGTTTGTAGTGCTGATGCAATACAGCAGTCTAGTGAAGTCAGAACAATAGAAAATGAGATGGAAAACCTGTGGAATCCAGGAAATGCAAATTTAAATGGCTTTAATGCATCTGCTATATTAACAGACATAGTTGGTCTTGAAGGAAAACTTCATCAAAAGAAAATTGAGGAAAGAAAAGAAGTTTCTCTAAATGCTATTGAAAATGGACCGAAAAAGGAAGATCACGCTGTTTTGGAGAAGGAAACTGATGAAGATAAAACTAAGAATGTGAGAAGAGATTCTTCTCTGAATGTATTAACTGAGAAGGCCAGTGACCAAAGTGATGTACTGCAGTTTAAGCAACACATTGTTAAACTGGGATTTAAGG TAATGAAAAGGAAAGCTGACAGTACTAGTTGCCGGAGTCCACAGAAAAAAAGGAAGATTGGTGTTCAGG GAAAGAAAATATTTGTGAGGAGTCGAGGTCCACAGAAGAGCAACCATAGGAGGAAAACAAAGTGTGATTTTCAGG ataggtatgatttatgtacccttccttggtttgcatga
- the LOC134351663 gene encoding uncharacterized protein LOC134351663 isoform X4 codes for MKPLAWNHSERGIYDCSRGPPPPYAASKSIMDESVVASRALVHPTPSHSTTSTKPATVTFQTFNQMVGTVQPIAQAQAYMPQQVHSNNEASSQNIFVYKTVSQPMCQTIYAPGTKQVTLQNKGSALSNNPAQPIALNGVVWMTAAGQMAQTVNNVYSVQFARMMQSHNPMHQNVRQSSKTPVSTSPAVAGAPQGQLNVPDSQGNHSSVLSLTAKDNSRCNDQTQIRSAFRKEDLFQDQGKTHSAVVGTAPARVFHRIWPTPPSYASVAQQIYGDRVKGDSSERAGSSVNLSQQQNGQHDFTNSNGQKRMMLARVTPMSQDRRNLQQNTNTFPTTDINKPKNLQLEDAQLHHKLGSNQESRTVSNAVSASEQLVDMKNTTTPQLSAVRISTQRNGSIASLVPPLLHKPSLHRQQNVHFIYTPATVSEQHTVTSSMSSLKAQHNVTSPGNYTSISNTSSKDPVASQLPPLSVGQGIFGVSSSSSNLVSQQTMTVSSVGAGNLCNNDHQNMLPPSIVPHSTNMSCSTFRLESKEGGKHPVHMPPSGFSLTPVRFNQENSQSSSVQLSTTDDCEKQSATNLPLVPPSVVEHNYQIMESSAVYTTLPSASEKDIPAKVIGGQVDTSNTVVDTSFSMLEMSKYSASSAANLSGSSGQHCQEMLVHGSSTIGERSEQQKKCANSVPVLIRQPSAGDLSSSFELNGSKRNLTSEIYISHTHPTFCEVQENLAVNNSPPPKRFLASALEDASQDGHSCKNAILCPDKESINSPELLHNEGLDKSGATNVAQDEVAVQPDICITGVFSLGDDKGLWGSVQQENLIDHINPDTSSSVLTSDEMHNSPGPKELVTVESGMRGKTNRAKECNTTVVSEKGPVMCVPLSNLESSQCHSVTESPRMVHMQPVMERSFDKNISELSGDSNDPANVLVDLTTADYCSSDSVLPCTFREHETKLVSDKSCLPFEVNDQHPLSFDKETQDLDELLHSVEAAIETLLNFWNPEFTPCTCGNTGKLICKHNNLHGRTCESKLPNTEEADLNFCGAVQVPDKADLLEGPGCDLSADVKVLGHVEILNLLAEISKSNTHQRLPAEIAESEQFTHSIVRLNKETQQKASQNANGDESNEYGAKALERKGRGYKGEPNCAPLQGLNNNNNNNSTIQKGKQQEKKVYCCINAWLVASGVLGINCNCKLSQGSKPESQTNLPTAVYKSQSSSEMSNQNGFANQMDVEPTLNHVPFVTHKNELEISEMRNSTPSLVPDYNQEKPLGEVPPEVCSADAIQQSSEVRTIENEMENLWNPGNANLNGFNASAILTDIVGLEGKLHQKKIEERKEVSLNAIENGPKKEDHAVLEKETDEDKTKN; via the exons ATGAAGCCTCTTGCCTGGAATCACAGTGAGAGAGGGATTTATGACTGCTCAAGGGGGCCACCACCACCTTATGCAGCATCAAAGTCGATTATGGATGAATCTGTTGTTGCAAGTAGAGCACTAGTTCATCCAACACCTTCACACTCTACTACTAGTACTAAACCTGCTACAGTTACCTTTCAAACCTTCAACCAGATGGTTGGGACAGTTCAGCCAATTGCACAGGCACAAGCATACATGCCTCAGCAAGTTCATTCCAATAATGAAGCCAGCTCACAAAACATTTTTGTCTATAAGACTGTATCACAGCCAATGTGTCAAACTATTTATGCTCCAGGAACGAAGCAGGTTACACTACAAAACAAAGGCAGTGCATTGTCCAATAACCCAGCCCAACCGATTGCTCTAAATGGGGTTGTGTGGATGACTGCGGCTGGCCAAATGGCTCAGACTGTTAATAATGTCTACAGTGTTCAGTTTGCTAGAATGATGCAATCTCACAATCCAATGCATCAAAATGTAAGGCAATCTTCAAAAACACCTGTTTCAACTTCCCCTGCAGTTGCAGGTGCTCCTCAAGGACAGCTGAATGTTCCAGATTCCCAAGGAAACCATAGCTCAGTTCTAAGTCTGACAGCAAAAGATAATTCAAGATGTAATGACCAGACACAAATTCGAAGTGCCTTTAGAAAGGAGGATTTATTTCAAGATCAGGGTAAAACACATTCAGCGGTAGTTGGCACAGCTCCTGCCCGAGTCTTTCATAGAATTTGGCCAACACCACCAAGCTATGCATCTGTTGCTCAACAAATATATGGAGATCGAGTAAAAGGCGACTCTTCTGAACGGGCTGGATCATCGGTTAATTTGAGTCAACAGCAAAATGGACAGCATGATTTTACTAATTCAAATGGGCAGAAGAGAATGATGCTTGCACGGGTGACTCCAATGTCCCAGGACCGGAGAAATTTGCAGCAAAATACAAATACTTTTCCAACTACAGATATAAATAAACCGAAGAACTTGCAGCTTGAAGATGCCCAGTTGCATCATAAATTAGGAAGTAATCAAGAAAGTAGAACAGTAAGCAATGCTGTTTCAGCTTCTGAACAGCTCGTTGACATGAAAAACACTACAACCCCTCAGCTATCTGCTGTCAGGATAAGTACACAGAGGAATGGTTCCATTGCATCACTTGTGCCTCCTCTCCTACATAAACCAAGTTTACACAGACAACAAAATGTTCACTTCATTTATACACCAGCAACTGTGAGTGAACAACATACTGTAACCTCTTCAATGTCGAGTTTAAAAGCTCAACACAATGTGacaagcccaggaaattacactTCAATTTCTAATACAAGTTCAAAGGATCCTGTAGCCTCGCAGTTACCTCCTTTGTCAGTTGGGCAGGGCATCTTTGGTGTTTCATCAAGTAGTTCAAATTTGGTCAGCCAACAGACTATGACTGTATCTTCGGTTGGAGCTGGGAATTTGTGTAATAATGATCATCAGAACATGCTGCCCCCATCGATTGTTCCACATTCAACAAATATGTCATGCTCTACATTCAGACTAGAATCTAAAGAAGGTGGTAAACATCCAGTTCACATGCCGCCTTCAGGTTTCAGTCTTACCCCTGTTAGGTTCAACCAAGAAAATTCTCAATCCTCGTCTGTTCAGCTCTCAACTACAGATGACTGTGAAAAGCAGAGCGCAACAAACCTTCCGCTTGTTCCACCTTCAGTGGTTGAGCATAATTACCAAATTATGGAAAGTAGTGCAGTCTATACCACTCTTCCATCAGCTTCTGAAAAGGATATCCCAGCAAAGGTAATTGGAGGCCAAGTTGACACCTCTAATACAGTAGTGGACACATCATTCTCTATGTTGGAGATGTCCAAATATTCGGCATCATCAGCTGCTAATTTGTCAGGCTCATCTGGGCAGCACTGTCAAGAAATGTTGGTTCATGGCTCATCAACCATAGGCGAACGTAGTGAGCAGCAGAAAAAATGTGCCAATTCAGTGCCAGTACTCATTAGGCAGCCGTCAGCTGGAGACCTGTCTTCATCTTTTGAACTAAATGGAAGCAAGAGGAACCTAACCTCCGAAATTTACATTTCCCACACCCATCCTACATTTTGTGAGGTTCAGGAAAACCTGGCTGTGAATAATAGTCCACCTCCAAAAAGGTTTCTGGCCTCTGCCCTGGAAGATGCCTCACAAGATGGGCATAGTTGTAAAAATGCAATTCTGTGTCCTGACAAGGAATCGATAAATTCTCCCGAGTTGTTACACAATGAAGGTTTGGATAAAAGTGGGGCTACTAATGTGGCTCAAGATGAGGTGGCAGTTCAACCAGACATCTGTATCACTGGAGTTTTTTCACTCGGAGATGATAAAGGACTGTGGGGATCTGTTCAACAAGAGAACCTTATTGATCACATTAACCCTGATACCAGTTCAAGTGTTCTTACTAGTGACGAGATGCACAATTCCCCTGGACCTAAAGAATTGGTAACTGTAGAATCTGGTATGAGAGGCAAAACAAATCGAGCCAAAGAATGTAACACTACTGTAGTGAGTGAAAAGGGGCCAGTGATGTGTGTACCTCTTTCTAACCTGGAAAGTAGTCAATGTCATTCGGTAACCGAATCTCCTAGAATGGTACATATGCAGCCAGTGATGGAACGTTCATTTGATAAAAACATTAGTGAATTGTCTGGTGATTCAAATGATCCAGCCAATGTTTTAGTTGATCTAACTACAGCAGATTACTGTTCTTCTGATTCTGTATTACCATGTACCTTCAGAGAGCATGAGACAAAACTAGTGTCTGATAAAAGCTGTTTACCTTTTGAAGTTAATGACCAGCATCCTTTGTCTTTTGACAAGGAAACACAGGATCTTGATGAGCTATTGCATTCAGTTGAGGCAGCAATTGAAACTTTACTGAATTTCTGGAATCCTGAATTTACTCCATGTACCTGTGGTAATACTGGAAAGTTGATTTGCAAGCATAATAATCTGCATGGACGGACTTGTGAGAGTAAACTGCCAAATACTGAAGAAGCTGATTTGAATTTTTGTGGAGCTGTCCAAGTGCCAGATAAGGCTGACTTGCTTGAGGGACCTGGTTGTGATCTATCTGCTGATGTAAAGGTGCTTGGGCATGTTGAAATTCTGAATCTACTTGCTGAGATATCAAAGTCAAATACGCATCAGAGGCTgcctgcagaaattgcagagtcTGAACAGTTCACTCATTCCATTGTGAGATTAAATAAAGAAACGCAACAAAAAGCTTCACAGAATGCCAATGGTGATGAGTCGAATGAATATGGTGCCAAGGCGCTGGAGAGAAAAGGAAGAGGATATAAGGGAGAACCAAATTGTGCACCCTTGCAGGGACTTaacaataataacaacaacaacagcactaTTCAGAAGGGAAAACAACAGGAAAAGAAAGTATATTGCTGCATTAATGCTTGGCTGGTTGCATCTGGGGTGCTTGGCATTAATTGCAATTGTAAATTATCGCAGGGAAGTAAACCTGAAAGCCAGACAAATTTGCCAACAGCAGTATACAAGAGCcaaagcagcagtgagatgaGCAATCAAAATGGTTTTGCAAATCAGATGGATGTAGAACCCACATTAAACCATGTGCCATTTGTGACTCACAAGAATGAATTGGAAATATCTGAAATGAGGAATTCTACTCCCAGTCTTGTTCCTGATTATAATCAGGAGAAACCTTTGGGAGAAGTGCCACCGGAGGTTTGTAGTGCTGATGCAATACAGCAGTCTAGTGAAGTCAGAACAATAGAAAATGAGATGGAAAACCTGTGGAATCCAGGAAATGCAAATTTAAATGGCTTTAATGCATCTGCTATATTAACAGACATAGTTGGTCTTGAAGGAAAACTTCATCAAAAGAAAATTGAGGAAAGAAAAGAAGTTTCTCTAAATGCTATTGAAAATGGACCGAAAAAGGAAGATCACGCTGTTTTGGAGAAGGAAACTGATGAAGATAAAACTAAGAAT TAA